A window of Microcystis aeruginosa FD4 contains these coding sequences:
- a CDS encoding glycosyltransferase family 4 protein, whose amino-acid sequence MKVIHLNTNDLEGGAAQASYRLHTGLRGIGIDSQMLVQRKISDVPTVIAPATKIEKAVSQTRPSLDLLPVLLYSNRQRTPYSIQWLPDRLVSRVAQISPDIINLHWINAGFLQIETLAKFKQPLVWTAHDMWPFTGGCHYSGECNKYTQSCGHCPQLKSQQDGDISRWVWWRKAKAWKNLNLTIVTPSQWLAYCARNSSLFQDLRIKVIANGLDIQRYKPIEKNTARHLLGLPQDKQLILFGAMTATSDNRKGFHLLLPAIKKLSQWEIWQHKLELVVFGASEPVNPPDFGLKTHYLGRLNDDISLALVYAAADIFVAPSIEDNLPNTVMEALACATPSVAFKIGGMPDMIEHQQNGYLAHPFEVEDLARGINWVLEDTERYNQLCIRAREKVEQEFTLEIQASKYLKLYNEIL is encoded by the coding sequence TTGAAAGTTATACATCTCAACACTAATGATCTCGAAGGAGGGGCGGCACAAGCAAGTTATCGCTTACATACAGGTTTGCGGGGAATCGGTATAGATTCTCAAATGCTGGTTCAAAGGAAAATCAGCGATGTTCCAACAGTAATTGCTCCTGCGACTAAAATAGAAAAAGCAGTCAGTCAAACACGACCGAGCTTAGATTTACTTCCTGTTCTTTTATACTCTAATCGCCAACGGACTCCTTATTCTATCCAATGGCTTCCCGATCGCCTTGTTTCTAGAGTAGCCCAAATTAGTCCAGATATTATTAACTTACACTGGATTAATGCGGGATTCTTACAAATTGAAACCTTAGCCAAATTTAAGCAACCTCTTGTTTGGACGGCTCACGATATGTGGCCTTTTACTGGTGGTTGTCACTATAGTGGAGAATGTAATAAATATACTCAGTCCTGTGGTCATTGTCCCCAATTAAAAAGTCAGCAAGATGGGGATATTTCTCGTTGGGTTTGGTGGCGAAAAGCCAAAGCTTGGAAAAATCTCAATCTGACTATTGTTACCCCCAGTCAATGGTTAGCATATTGTGCTAGAAATAGTTCTCTATTTCAGGATTTACGGATAAAAGTAATTGCCAATGGTTTAGACATTCAAAGGTATAAACCAATCGAGAAAAATACTGCTCGCCATCTCTTAGGATTACCCCAAGATAAACAGCTTATTCTCTTTGGTGCTATGACAGCAACAAGCGATAACCGAAAAGGATTTCATCTACTGCTGCCTGCTATAAAAAAACTCAGCCAATGGGAAATATGGCAGCATAAATTAGAGTTAGTGGTCTTCGGAGCCTCTGAACCAGTTAATCCGCCTGATTTTGGCTTGAAAACTCATTATTTAGGCAGATTAAATGATGATATTTCCCTAGCTTTAGTCTATGCCGCCGCCGATATTTTTGTCGCTCCCTCAATTGAGGATAATCTTCCCAATACAGTCATGGAAGCTCTCGCTTGTGCCACTCCCTCTGTTGCTTTTAAAATTGGTGGAATGCCTGATATGATTGAACATCAACAAAATGGTTATCTGGCTCACCCCTTCGAGGTGGAAGACTTGGCACGGGGAATTAATTGGGTATTAGAAGATACAGAAAGGTATAACCAACTGTGCATTCGGGCAAGAGAAAAAGTAGAACAAGAATTTACTCTTGAGATTCAAGCATCTAAGTATTTAAAGCTGTATAATGAAATATTGTAA
- a CDS encoding DUF433 domain-containing protein, with amino-acid sequence MKLSSIPTKQYIEQREEEYWLEGTRISLDSVVYSFLNGESPESIAQNFPLLSLGQVYGALAFYLANRELVDAYLKKGEAEFQRLQQSCRERSPLLYQKLKAAQADNICLKNLIS; translated from the coding sequence ATGAAATTATCCTCCATTCCGACAAAACAGTACATCGAGCAACGAGAAGAAGAATATTGGCTCGAAGGAACTCGTATCTCCCTTGATTCAGTTGTCTATTCTTTCTTGAACGGAGAATCCCCCGAAAGCATTGCCCAAAATTTCCCACTCCTTTCCCTCGGACAGGTTTATGGTGCGCTCGCTTTCTATCTGGCCAATCGAGAGCTTGTCGACGCCTATCTGAAAAAAGGTGAAGCCGAGTTTCAGCGACTACAACAGTCTTGTAGAGAAAGGAGTCCTTTGCTGTACCAAAAATTGAAGGCAGCTCAAGCCGATAACATATGTTTAAAAAATCTAATTTCCTAG
- a CDS encoding Uma2 family endonuclease has translation MTSTIAPSPLSLPTQDELPCDDGVPMETQRHKLQMDILMDTLLPWLAAREDGYVGGNMFVYFSAAQLKSEEFRGPDFFAVLGVPKAERKSWVVWEEGKAPDVVIELLSESTAPQDKTEKKAIYQDRLRVPEYFWYDPFNPEDWAGFILRDGNYEPLSLEEGERFFSERLGLSLVRWQGEYKGVEAVWLRWATFAGDLLPTESELTEQERMRAQQERMRAQQERMRAEDLEALLQRYRERFGDLPE, from the coding sequence ATGACTTCAACTATTGCCCCTTCTCCACTTTCACTGCCCACCCAAGATGAATTGCCCTGTGATGACGGCGTTCCCATGGAAACCCAACGACATAAACTCCAGATGGATATCCTCATGGACACCTTGTTACCCTGGTTAGCTGCTAGGGAAGATGGCTATGTAGGCGGCAATATGTTCGTTTATTTCAGTGCCGCACAGTTAAAAAGCGAGGAATTTCGCGGTCCCGATTTTTTTGCTGTCCTGGGGGTTCCCAAAGCGGAAAGAAAAAGTTGGGTGGTTTGGGAAGAAGGGAAAGCTCCCGACGTGGTTATCGAACTCCTTTCCGAAAGTACCGCTCCACAGGATAAAACTGAAAAGAAAGCCATCTATCAAGACCGTTTGCGAGTGCCAGAATATTTCTGGTACGATCCCTTTAATCCTGAAGACTGGGCGGGTTTTATCCTCAGAGACGGCAACTACGAGCCATTATCTCTAGAGGAGGGAGAAAGATTTTTCAGTGAAAGACTAGGGTTGTCCTTGGTACGCTGGCAAGGGGAGTATAAGGGAGTCGAGGCAGTGTGGTTGCGTTGGGCGACTTTTGCTGGCGATTTACTGCCCACGGAGTCAGAGCTAACCGAACAGGAAAGAATGCGGGCCCAACAGGAGAGAATGCGGGCCCAACAGGAAAGAATGCGGGCTGAGGATTTAGAAGCATTGCTTCAACGCTATCGAGAGCGTTTTGGAGATTTGCCCGAATAA
- a CDS encoding class I SAM-dependent methyltransferase — translation MLKKLLNRMQTEQGRKNIKFALARKIFNPLLRNIGYTLITDHFYQPIPNRQEIMTYAGKERPLSSIEWHLDKQTELVKYLLEKYGLEFNNKEIFSAFGYSEDSSGLISGDAEVLYAMVRERKPSQVIEIGSGGSTKIIAAALRMNFRENSQKSQLISIEPYPQDFLKDFANVSKDFLEFSLLTQKVEAVDLSVFESLQTNDILFVDSSHVFKSGSDVEFEFLQVYPRLQTGVLVHIHDIFFPYDYPIEWNLKESRYWNEQYFLETFLQFNKKFLVLASLSMVSYYNNSVFLDNINAYNEERLPGSFWMIA, via the coding sequence ATGTTAAAAAAATTACTTAACCGTATGCAAACCGAACAGGGGAGAAAAAATATTAAATTTGCCCTAGCCAGAAAAATATTCAATCCCCTCTTAAGAAATATTGGCTACACCCTAATTACTGACCATTTCTATCAGCCGATACCCAACCGTCAGGAAATTATGACATACGCGGGCAAAGAAAGGCCTCTTAGCTCAATTGAATGGCATCTAGACAAGCAAACTGAACTGGTTAAGTATTTACTGGAAAAATATGGTTTGGAATTTAACAATAAAGAAATTTTTTCAGCGTTTGGTTATTCTGAAGATAGTTCTGGCCTTATTAGTGGCGATGCAGAAGTCCTCTATGCTATGGTCAGAGAAAGGAAACCCTCTCAGGTAATTGAAATTGGGTCGGGTGGTAGCACTAAAATTATCGCCGCAGCTTTAAGAATGAATTTTAGAGAAAATTCCCAAAAATCACAACTGATCTCGATCGAGCCTTATCCTCAAGATTTTTTAAAGGACTTTGCTAATGTTAGTAAAGATTTTCTAGAATTTAGTTTGCTTACCCAGAAAGTAGAAGCCGTAGATTTGTCTGTTTTTGAATCCCTGCAAACCAATGATATTCTGTTCGTTGATTCTAGTCATGTGTTTAAGTCTGGTAGTGATGTGGAGTTTGAATTTCTTCAAGTTTATCCCCGTTTACAAACAGGAGTCTTAGTTCATATTCATGATATATTTTTTCCCTATGATTATCCCATCGAATGGAATCTAAAAGAATCGAGATACTGGAATGAGCAATACTTTCTAGAAACTTTTCTACAATTTAATAAAAAGTTTCTAGTTTTGGCATCCTTATCTATGGTATCTTATTATAATAATTCCGTATTTCTTGATAATATCAATGCTTATAATGAGGAGCGATTACCCGGTTCTTTCTGGATGATTGCTTGA
- a CDS encoding glycosyltransferase family 2 protein encodes MTTINLNHNFSTTRLMTMEMPVIVNDPSAKVQSHLFSPPNPERKGEGGLRTKGYFKQSYRETSEVSEKFAVPLVTIITVVFNGEKHLEQTIQSVISQTYDNVEYILIDGGSTDGTVDIIRKYEDKIDYWVSEPDAGISDAMNKGISLATGILINHLHAGDKFAADTTLSSVVSSYNSEGWRWCFGNQLLRSPTDDAIVGCFCPPKFSQKLLHIVNTIPHPTVFSERALIEEVNGFDNNYKCAMDYHLWLRFTQLSKPKQFDYATAEFLLGGRSSDIKLALKEEFRARKEVLRQSKLELLLSLAVVIMRYIKRQLRITTFVKNSPA; translated from the coding sequence ATGACAACAATTAATCTTAATCATAACTTTTCCACGACTCGTCTGATGACTATGGAGATGCCAGTTATTGTTAACGATCCTTCTGCAAAAGTGCAATCTCATTTATTTTCGCCACCTAATCCAGAACGCAAGGGAGAAGGAGGATTAAGAACAAAGGGATATTTCAAGCAGTCCTACAGGGAGACAAGTGAGGTATCGGAAAAATTTGCAGTTCCTTTGGTTACTATTATAACGGTAGTTTTTAATGGAGAAAAGCACTTAGAGCAGACAATTCAGAGTGTTATTAGCCAGACTTACGATAATGTTGAGTATATTCTCATAGATGGCGGTTCTACGGATGGTACGGTTGATATTATTCGTAAGTATGAAGATAAGATTGATTATTGGGTGAGTGAACCAGATGCAGGAATTTCTGACGCTATGAATAAAGGGATAAGTTTAGCAACAGGAATTCTAATTAATCACTTACATGCAGGGGATAAATTTGCTGCTGACACAACCCTGTCGTCAGTGGTTTCATCTTATAATTCAGAAGGCTGGCGATGGTGTTTCGGTAATCAACTACTGAGAAGTCCTACAGACGATGCTATAGTGGGTTGCTTCTGTCCTCCTAAATTTAGTCAAAAACTACTTCACATAGTAAATACAATTCCCCATCCAACTGTTTTTTCTGAACGAGCTTTGATAGAAGAAGTAAATGGGTTTGACAATAATTATAAATGTGCTATGGATTACCATCTTTGGCTCAGGTTCACTCAATTATCAAAACCCAAACAATTTGATTATGCCACTGCTGAATTTTTACTGGGGGGTCGCTCCTCAGATATAAAATTAGCATTGAAGGAGGAGTTTAGAGCTAGAAAGGAAGTTTTAAGGCAGTCAAAACTAGAATTATTACTCTCTTTGGCAGTAGTAATAATGCGATATATTAAGCGACAACTGCGAATCACTACATTTGTCAAAAATAGTCCGGCATAA
- a CDS encoding glycosyltransferase family 4 protein, producing MKIAYIIPRLKDSGLTRIPLWLSNSFYPELEVKVFYFSETNSQEKCLSFNAPVQKISFNGFCQELKDYDIVHSHGLKPDLYLAINYHKIKGIKITTIHGYHVDELRYEKDSLLGYIWGNLWNLACRKLDLAVCISQTMERYYQGLGYKNTTVIYNGIKKIYDSRKTIKGSDIKTGDKIVIGTVSILNKRKGVEQIIQVLQKNTLYHLMAIGGTSQDINRLQLLAEKLGVDQRCVFTGYRENPWETAINIDVFVFPSRSEGFGLALVEAANLEIPIICSDIPTFREIFGENEVTFFQLDDIDDLNNKILMLDEIKDKVSLAKLKAEKLFSLESMCDNYYQEYKNLIDAN from the coding sequence ATGAAAATCGCTTATATTATTCCTCGTCTCAAAGATAGTGGTTTAACGAGAATACCCCTGTGGCTGTCTAATAGTTTTTATCCTGAGCTTGAGGTGAAGGTATTCTACTTCAGTGAAACTAATTCTCAAGAAAAATGCCTCAGCTTTAATGCTCCTGTTCAAAAAATAAGTTTCAACGGCTTTTGTCAAGAATTAAAAGATTACGATATAGTCCACTCCCATGGATTAAAACCCGATCTGTACCTTGCTATTAATTACCATAAGATTAAAGGCATAAAGATTACAACCATTCATGGCTATCACGTCGATGAACTTAGATACGAAAAAGACTCTCTACTAGGTTATATATGGGGAAATTTATGGAACCTAGCTTGCCGAAAATTAGATTTAGCAGTTTGCATAAGTCAGACAATGGAAAGATACTATCAAGGACTTGGCTATAAAAATACCACTGTAATTTACAATGGAATAAAAAAAATATATGACAGTAGAAAGACAATCAAAGGCAGTGATATAAAAACTGGAGATAAAATTGTCATAGGTACAGTTTCTATCCTAAATAAAAGAAAAGGAGTAGAGCAAATTATCCAAGTATTACAGAAAAATACCCTCTACCATCTCATGGCAATAGGGGGAACATCTCAAGACATTAATCGATTGCAACTCTTGGCAGAAAAACTAGGAGTTGATCAAAGATGTGTTTTTACAGGCTATCGAGAAAATCCCTGGGAAACCGCGATTAATATTGACGTTTTTGTTTTTCCATCTCGCTCGGAAGGATTTGGTTTAGCTCTAGTGGAAGCCGCTAATTTAGAAATTCCGATTATCTGTTCTGATATTCCGACATTTAGGGAAATTTTTGGAGAAAATGAAGTAACTTTTTTTCAGCTTGATGATATAGACGACTTGAACAACAAAATACTTATGCTAGATGAAATTAAAGACAAAGTTTCTCTGGCTAAGTTAAAAGCCGAAAAACTTTTTTCTTTGGAAAGTATGTGTGACAATTACTATCAGGAGTACAAAAATTTAATTGATGCTAATTAG
- a CDS encoding class I SAM-dependent methyltransferase, which translates to MIGICNLCGSVVVRIHLGYFGTRCLNCRYTKINRAVGLTIESLNFSTSTSVYELSSRGALYKFLKGKFKNLYFSEYFDDVPLGLMKKSVVCQDVQNLLLNDESFDLVTSTEVFEHVPDDSKGFSEIYRVLKKDGYFIFTVPLLDNPKTVERCFLQPDGTIIHQLEPEYHGDQIRGQGRVLAFRNYGLDITKRLESCGFHAEIRLVNSMRNVIEKQKVIIAQKI; encoded by the coding sequence ATGATTGGGATTTGTAATTTATGCGGTTCTGTGGTGGTTCGGATACATCTAGGATATTTTGGTACTCGTTGTTTAAACTGTAGATATACTAAAATTAATAGAGCAGTTGGTTTGACAATTGAATCTCTAAATTTTTCAACCAGTACCTCTGTTTACGAGTTGTCTTCTCGCGGAGCTTTGTATAAATTCTTAAAAGGTAAATTTAAAAATTTATACTTTTCTGAATACTTTGATGATGTACCTCTAGGGTTGATGAAGAAATCTGTTGTCTGTCAAGACGTTCAAAATCTTCTTCTCAACGACGAATCTTTTGATTTAGTGACTTCCACCGAAGTTTTTGAGCATGTTCCTGATGACAGCAAGGGGTTTTCTGAAATTTACAGAGTCCTAAAAAAAGATGGATACTTTATCTTTACCGTGCCTTTATTAGATAACCCGAAGACAGTTGAAAGATGTTTCTTACAGCCTGATGGGACTATCATACATCAACTTGAGCCTGAGTATCATGGCGACCAAATTCGTGGACAGGGAAGAGTTCTTGCCTTCAGAAATTACGGATTGGATATAACTAAACGGTTAGAAAGTTGTGGTTTTCATGCTGAAATACGTCTAGTAAACTCGATGCGCAATGTAATTGAAAAGCAGAAGGTTATTATAGCCCAAAAAATATAG